A region of the Stieleria neptunia genome:
CAAGATGCCGAACTACAAGAACCCGACGGCCACAACCTGAAACTGCTCTACGCCGATTTCCTCCGCTCCATCGAAACCGGCAACCGCCCGGCTGCGGACATCACCGTCGGACACCAAGCCACCACGCTTGCATTGCTGGGCATGCTGTCGATGAAACTCGGCCGCAGCGTCCGCTGGGACGCCGGCGCAGGCCAGATCATCGGTGACGACGAAGCCAACGGCATGCTGCGACGAACGTACCGCGAGCCCTGGACGTATCCTGAAATTGGCTAGCCGGTCACGCCGCCACGACGATCTTGCGCACGCAGCGTAGGCGAATGTATCGAGGCCCGTACACGCTTCAACGTCGTGCTGGTATCGAGATTCACTCACGGTAAAAATGGCGGGCACAAAAAACCGCACACTCTTGGTCTCTTGCCCGCCAAACTACCTATCCCACCAAAAAGGTGTCGGACACCTTTTTGGTGGGATAGGAAAATTGGAATCCCCGGCGCGATCCGTACCAGCGGTGTGATCGACCGGGGATGATTTGGAGCTGAAGCAGCGAAATCAAATCGTGGGTTGTGGCCGGGGCTTCCATCCAAGTTTGCGACGTAGGATTAGCAGTTCGGAGCCCTCTGCCTCGCTGTTGTTGCCATGATCACGTTGCCGTCACCCAGTCCCGTTGCCAAATGCGAATCAACCACGCCCTTGCTTCGTGGGCGATTGGTGACCGATTGCTGCGAAATGGAGTCGTTGGTCCCGGCCTGGCGACGGTTGGTCGGACGATGTGCATGGCGAAATCCCTGCTACGAACCGGAGTTCTTGATTCCGCTGATTAAGCACCGCCGGGAAGCATCGGCACGTCTGCTGGTGGTCGAAGGGACGCCGACAAACGGCGACACGCCCGAGCTTTATGGGGTGATGCCGCTGGTGACGATGCCCTTTTACCGGTTACCGATCCAGTGCGTTCACGCTTGGCGGCCGGACGAAGCGTTCGATTCGACCCCGTTGATCGACGCCGATGACGTGGAGGCAACACTCACGGCGATGTTCACGTCACTGTCCCGGCAGAACGCGCGGTTGCTGGCCTTTGACACCGTCTCGGCCTCCCCCAAATTCGATCAACACGTTCGCAAGACGGTGACAGAAAACCAACTTTCCATTTTTACTCGCGACCGATTTTCGAGGGCCGCCCTGGAGCCCGACGGGGACGCCGAAGCGTACCTCCGTCAGTCGATGTCAAAGAACCGTCGCAAGAAAGCCAGAAAACTGCTCGCCAAGCTGCAGCAAGTCGGCGACGTGACGTTTGAACATTCCGGCGACGCCGATGAGCTTCACCATTGGGCACACCAGTTCGTCGACCTGGAGGCGAGCGGCTGGAAGGGCCGCGAAGGAACTGCGTTGGCCTGTCAAAGCGAATCGCTCGCCTTCTTTCTGGAGATGGTCGATCGCTTCGGCCAACAGGACTCGATCCGATTCGGTCGCTTGACGCTTGATGGCGCTCCGGTCGCCATGCTCGTCGACCTGCACAGCGGCGATCACGTCAGCGGATACAAAACGACGTACGATGAGCGGTTCGCCGAGTATTCCCCCGGCTTTCTGTTGGAGATCCAGAACGTTCATTGGCTGCACGAAACCGGATGTACCGTAAGCGATTCATGCACCGACCCGAACAATGAACTGATCAATAGCCTCTATGCCGAGCGTCTTCCGTTTCAAAGCATCGTGATCGGGTTGGATTCGGGGATGCATTGGCCGGTCACATCGCTTTTGCCGTTGATGCAATCCTCAGCACGCATCGCAAAATCCTGTGCACGCAGGCTCGGGTGCTGAGCGAGCTTTAGAGGCTTCCAGCCTGTCATCGCCGCGTCGACAGGCTGGAAGCCTATCCCACTTTTTCTGCCGGACACTTAAGGGAACCTTGACCGGACCACGCAGGGGATGGTGAATCGGGAACACTCCGGTTCGCCACCCCACTCTTTTACATCTGGTCCACAGGGTCGCCGCTATGTTCCCGGAAAAGTTCACGTTCGGTCGAAAACGTTCAAGTCGAGTCAAAAAGAATCCGACGAAACGGCGTTCTACAGCGCGTCGCATCACGCGGCCGTTGGAAACACTCGAAGCGCGACAATTGATGGCCGCCGATGCGACACCGGTGTCGCTGTTGGATCTGGCGGTCAGCGATCAGACCACGGCGCTGGTCGCGACGGTGGAGTCGGGCCAGCAGACAGACCAGCAGACGCGCGGCGCGGATTCGCAAGCGTTTGCACTGTCGACCGCGGCCCGCGAGACGGTCGACGCGATGAAGGCGATCGCCGACCAAACCGGACGGCTCGCGCTGGATCAGATCGACCAATTCGCCTCGTTCGCGGGGATCGTGATCGAAGCACCGACGTTTGGCAGCGACGGTTCGGTCACGGGCACGACGACGTTCGGTCAATCCGACGCCCCCGTCTTGTTCCAATACGTCGGCGGCGCACTGGGGAACCATGCTCTGGGAAATTGGGTCTTGGCCGTGAAGACCGATCTTGGCGCACTGGCGCAGAGCAACGACCTGATCGAATCACCGCTGGAATTCAAATCACCGATCGTCGTCTTTTCCGCAGCCGTCGGTGAGATCGAGTCATCGGTGATGTCGACACAGGCCCAAACCTTCTACGGCGATCTGTACGCGTCAGAGGAGTTCACGATCCGGTTGCAGCGTGGCGTCAATGTGCTGACGACCGCAACGATTGCCCAGGATTCGATTCCGGCCGAATTGCTCGATCGAGTCGGGTTGGACATTCCTGAGATTCAAATCGAGGGCGTGTTGTTCAGCGAGTTCTCCAACGACGTCGTGCAACAATGGCAATCGGAGCCCAAAGACACGGGTTTCTGGGAAGAGTTGCGTGAAGACGTGATGCTGCGGGCGACGTTGCCCCAGATCGTCATCAACGACCTGCCGTCCAACCTAAGCGTCGGCAATGCGTTTTTGGTGTGGCAATCGCCCGGTACGGACCAGGACCAGCTGTACGTCAGTGTTGATTTGGCGATGGCGCAGACCGACGGTTCGGTGGTCGAGTTGTCCGGACGCGTGGGCATCGCCGAAACACCGACGGGGAACCAGTTCCGCCTGTCGGCCACCGCTCGCGGCATCAACAACGCGTTCGGCGTGACGGGGCTGGACCTGGACGAAGTCATTCTTCTGATCAGCTTGAACACCGTCAAAGCACCCGCCCCAGGCGAAACGGCCGCCGATCAAGTCGGACCGACTGCCGTGCCTTCGGTCAGCGTCGGCGTGCTGGCGGACATGGACATCGGGGGACGCCACGTGTCGATTGCCGGCAAAGTCGACTTCAGTCTGGCGGCCGGAACGCCGATCAAGATCGCACTGCGGGGCGAACTGGAATCATTGTCCAGCACCGAACTGATGAATTTTGCCAAGCGTTTGACGGGGTTGGGAGAAGTCTCCACCGACCCGAACGAGACGGCGGCATTTGAGATTCGTGACGTCGTCATCAACATCGCGCCGCTCGGCGGCGACGTCGAATTGGGCATCGAAGACGGCATCGGCGTTAAGGGCGAACTGTACATCAAAGGCTCGTTGGCCGGTCGAGTCGACGGCTTGATCGATCGCACGGGACTCACGCCGGTCGTGCGACTGAAGGCCTGGACCCGAGCGTTCGACTTGGGCGCCCTCTCGGTCTCCGATGTCAACATCGACATCCTGATGTCCGAGAGCAAGCACGATCACTTTATCGTCAGCGGTGGTGTCGAGATGCTGGGCGTTTCCCACGATGTCGACATTCACATCACGCCACGCCGCATGTATTACAACATCACGACGGAAGTCGACGGTTTGGGCATGGTGGATTATGAATTCGAAGCCTCGTCCGTCGGCGTTCCGTTCTGGACGTACCGCGCGGTCGTTCGCAACGACTTGAGTGCGACGTTGGAGGGCAAAGTCGCCGGCGGTCTGAACGATTGGATCGACCAGGCTCACAAAGATTTTGACAAAGCCCAAGCCGGACTCGACGCGGCCCAGCGGGAGGTCGACAAGCTGATCGGCGAACGTGACGCTGCGATCAAGGAAGCGCAACGCGATTTTGACGAGATCAAATCGAATCTGGCCGTCGCCGAAAAAGCGGTCGCGTCACTCTCCTCCAAGGTCACGTCGCTCCGCAAAACCGAAAGCGCCCGCTACTCGACATGGCGCAAGGCCGTTCGCAGCCGAAAGCAAGCAAAATGGTACAACTATGCCCAGCGCAGAGCGTACGAGGTCGCAACGTACGCACGCTACGCGTCGGCCAAGGGGGTTCGGTTGGCCGCCCAGGGGTCATTGAATGTCGCCAATGCGACCATGTCGGCCGTCCGTGCTTCGGCCGGATGGATTCTCGATGCCGCCGGCCCCGAGGCGCACCCGGACGTGATCCGAATCAACGCGGAACTCGCCATCAAGAATGCCGCATTGGACGTCGCCCAGCTGGCGGTCCAGGCGGCCGAGAACGTTTCAACCGGTGCGGTCGGAGCGTTGGCGTTTCTCGCCGAACACCATGACGACCTGTTCATGATCGACCAGATCTCCTTCGAGGGCACGTTGTCGGCCGTCCTAGCCGACAATGCGGTGGACTTCGAAATCGACTATCGATTCATGAACAAGTCCTACACCAAGGGACTGCATCTGGCCGCCCCCGACTTGGACCTGGACGCCATCGCCAAGCAAATCGTGCACGACGTGCGTGTCGGCCTGGCGAACTGAACCAGCAGCGGATAACAGGTGGCAGAAGCTTTCACGTTCGACGAGGCTGAAACAACAGGCCGTCGAGCGAAAAAGCGGACAGGCACGAATGGCACGGACATCAGTAAAACGGCATTCAGCAACCGTTGGTGTCTAGCCTTCAGGCGATCGCTTTTCAAGTACGACGGCCCTTCCGGGCCGTCGTCGGGAGGGCTCGCCCCGACGACCTAGAAAGGACGTCGCCCAACGCTCTTCACAGCCCCGTCAGTCATCACTGGCCGCCTCTTGTGCCTTAAGATCTTTCAGCTCGGCTTTCAGCTTTTCCGTTTCCCGTTTCAGTTCGGTCATCGTCTTGCGAAGCTCGATGATCTCGGTCGGGACCAGTGGACGTGACGCGTTGAGTTCGCCGAGGGCGCGTTTCGCGGCGCCGGCGATCCGGCTGTCGCCCGAATCACTGTACGATTCGATCACCGCGACGGCGCGCCGGTCACCGAGTTGTCCGAGGGCACTGAGCGCCGCCGTGCGGACCGTCGACTTGGGATGCTCCACGTGTGAGCGGATGAATTGAAAGACCTGGTCCTTGTCTTCAAGCGGTCGGGCAGTCTTGGCCAGTGCCCCAAGTCCGCGTCCGAAATCGCGTGCGTCCAGTTCGCTTTGACGCTTTTGGAGCACGGTCAGCAAGGCGGGGACCAACTCGGGGTCATTCATTTTGCCGATCGCCGCAATCGCCGCGTCAGCCACCTCATTGCCGAACGAATCGGATTCCAGCAACTCCGTCAGTTTCTGTTTCGACGCGTCCCCATGAAACTTACCCAACGCCCCGATCGCCGCCACCTGGATCGCGGGATTGGACTCCTTTTCCAGTACCTCCAACGCCAACTCCAGGGTTTCCGGGGTGAACCGTCCGAACAATCGTTGCACGACAGCTTGCCGTACACGAGCGTCCGACTGACTCTCCCAGCTCGATTGCAATGCGTCCAATGCTTCATCCGATCCATGTTTGCCGAGCGCCTTGGCCGCTTCGATTCGAACACCAAAAAACGGATCGGAATTGAGCCGCTCGGCCAGCAATTTGACCGACGCATCGGTTTTACGATCGGCAAGCGCGACACAGGCAAGCAATCGTCCCATCATGTCGTCGGCGTTTTCGATTTGCGGTTTCAACAGGTCATTTGACTTGTCGAACGACACGGTTGCCAGCACGGTGTACTCGGGATCAAAACGGACGATCGAGGGTTTCGCCGCCAGGGGGACGTAAAAATCCTCGTCGACCTCGCTGACAACGATTTCGTGGTCGACGGGTTTTCCATCGACAATGAAACGAAGCTTCGTCGGAAAGTGATACAGCAAGACATCCTCGCTCAGCTTTTGTGTCTGCTTGATGTTGACCTTGGCCAGTTTCTCTTTAGGCATCCATTTGTAGCTGATCTTCAGATCGGGGTGCCGCGGGTGGTAGAGCCATTGATCGAAGAAGCGATCCATGGGGCGACCGCTCAATTCCTCGATCACCTGCCGCAAGTCATCCGACACGACGCTGGTCAAGGCGTGGCGTTGCAGGTATTCCTTGACGCATTGGCGATACAGATCTTCGCCCAGTTGGCTTCGCAGCATGTGCAGCACCCAACTGCCCTTGGGATAGGACCGATAGTCAAACTGCTGCATCGCGTTTTTGTAGCCGTTGTACACGATCGGCTTGGTGTCTTTGTCTTGAGTCAACACCCGGCCGGTTGCGTCGCTGTAGAGCCCATACAGCATCGCATCGCGTCCGAATTTGTGGCCTTCGAACAGATGGGTGTAATAGGTCGCGAAGCCTTCGTTCAACCACAGGTGACTCCAATCTTTGCAGGTCACGTAGTCACCGAACCACTGGTGTGCCATTTCGTGAGCATCCAGTCGCCGCGTCGTGCGAATGTTTTCGGTCGCCTCGGAAAAGATCGTCGTGTGCGTCAACGTGGTCAGCGACGTGTTCTCCATGCCGCCGGCGGTGAAGTCACGAATCGTCACTTGATCGTATTTGTGCCATGGAAAGGGCACGCCGATTTCCTGTTCAAAGAACGCCATGATGTCGGGCGTGTCGCGAAAGGAGTTGGCGGCATGTTCGGCGAGCGTCGGTTGCGTGTAGAAACCGAGTGCGATGTCACGATGACGTTTTTCAAGCTTTTCCAAGTTCCCGGCGACCAGGCAGATCAAGTAGTTCGCATGCGGTTTCTCTTGCAGCCAACGGACCGCTTTCAATCCCGCCGCATCTATCGTTTCCCCCATCCGTTTTCCGTTGCTCAGCACACGCATGGTCTTCGGGACGTGGCAGATCACTTCGGTCGAGGAACGTTCGTTGGGATAGTCGAAACACGGGAACCAGTGCCGCGCCTCGTGCGTTTCCCCCTGCGTCCAGATGTGCGTGTCTTGCTCGGGGTAGCCCATTTCGGCCGTGCGAAAATACAGCCCCGCGATGGGCTGGGCGGAATAGTCGATTTCGACGGTGAACTCTTTCCCGACCGGAATCGGTTCGGCGAACGCAATCTGCAGACCGTCGCGAGTGGAAATGAAATCGTCAACGGTCGCTTCCTGACAACGCACTTCCTGGACGCTGATGTCGACCGCATCCAAACTCAAGATTTCGACCGGTTTGGCGATCGGTTGGGCGGTGATGGAGACCGTGCCGGCGACCGTTCTCGCGTCGAAGTCGGGCGTCACGTCCAGCTTGAGATGCAGCACGTCGACTTGACGATCGGGCGCGTATTGGTAGCGACCGTCGAGTTCCAGACCCAGCGGAAGCATCGCGTGGGAACGGCCATCGGCGCAGTATCGGCAGATGATTTCTGCGCCGCGGGATTGCCCGACAAGACAGAACAACAGGACAGCGATCAGGGACCAACGGTCAATAGGAATCATGGCTCAAGGTGGTTGGGGGGATGTGGCGTAAGCTTCCAGCTTGCGATCGGAGCGGATGGACAACTCCACGCCTTCCATCAATTTCACCCAGTGTACTGAGTGACTTGACTATTGCGACCCTCACCAGGATTTCAGATCGAGTAGACTGGTCGGCTCCCCACCAATCAGCCTCCCCTCCTTTTTGTATGAAGGGTCCCACCATGCTTCATCGTCGTCAATTCATCGCCGGTACCGCCGCCGGACTTGCCGCCGCCCCCGCCTTTGTCCGCGGCCAAAACCTGAACTCTCGCGTCCAGATCGCCGGAATCGGATGCGACGGCAAGGGCTGGTCGGACATCAGCGAAATGCACTCCCACGACTCGACCGAGATGGTGGCGTATTGCGACGTCGATCTCTCTCGCACCGAGAAGGTCAAAAAGCTCACCCCGCAGGCGCCGGTCTTCCAAGATTTTCGTGAAATGTTGGCCAAGCACGGTGACGCGATCGACGCGGTGACCGTTTCGACCCCCGATCACATGCACGCCTTCATCGGCCTGGACGCGATGCGTCAGGGCAAGCACGTGTACTGTCAAAAGCCGCTGACGCACAACGTCTGGGAAGCGAGACAGATGGCGTTGCAAGCCAAAAAGTCGGGCGTCATCACGCGACTTGGCAATCAAATCCATTCGCACGAATTTTACCGGACCGCCGTGGCTGCGATTCAGTCCGGCGTGATCGGGAAGGTCAAGGAAGTGCGTAGCTGGTGTGCGGCGACCGGCCACGGCAAATCGTTTCACATCAGTCGCCCCAAGACGCTCGAAGACGTCCCCAAGACGTTGGCCTGGAATCTGTGGCTGGGTGTCGCACCGGAACGACCCTACGGCGGATGGAAGATCTATCACCCCTGGGGTTGGCGCGATTGGCAAGACTTCGGCAACGGCGCGCTCGGTGACTTCGGCTGCCACATCCTGGACCCGGTTTTCACGGCGCTGAAAATCAACGGAGCACCGTTGGAATTGACTGCCGATCACACGGGGCTGAACGATGAAGTCTGGCCGGCCCAAACGACCGTCAAGTATGTGTTCCCGGGGACCGAATGGACGGTCGGTGGCAAGCTGCCGATCACGTGGTATGACGGCGGTCGGTTGCCGAGTCTGCGTGGCACGGACTTTCCATCGAATCAAGCGTTGCCGAAAAGCGGTTCGCTGTTCGTCGGCGAAAACGCCACGTTGGTTTTGCCGCACGTCGGGGCACCCTTCGTCTCCAACGGTGTCCTTTTGGACAAGGTTGAAGGCTTGAACCACTATCACGGTTGGGTCGACGGAATCATCAGCGGCCAACAGCCCAGCGACGGGTTTGACTACGGCGGTCCGCTCACCGAAGCGGTGCTGTTGGGCAACGTCGCGGTGCGTTATCGCGGGACCAAGCTGACGTGGAACGGCAAAGCGATGCAATTCACCAACGACGATTCGGCCAACGCCTGGCTGCGCCGAGACTACCGCGACGGCTGGGACATTGCCGCGGTGTAACCCGTGTTTACAAGCTTTTAGCGGCAGGGCGCAAGCCCAATACCGCTAGATCGAGAAGGGAACAT
Encoded here:
- a CDS encoding GNAT family N-acetyltransferase, yielding MITLPSPSPVAKCESTTPLLRGRLVTDCCEMESLVPAWRRLVGRCAWRNPCYEPEFLIPLIKHRREASARLLVVEGTPTNGDTPELYGVMPLVTMPFYRLPIQCVHAWRPDEAFDSTPLIDADDVEATLTAMFTSLSRQNARLLAFDTVSASPKFDQHVRKTVTENQLSIFTRDRFSRAALEPDGDAEAYLRQSMSKNRRKKARKLLAKLQQVGDVTFEHSGDADELHHWAHQFVDLEASGWKGREGTALACQSESLAFFLEMVDRFGQQDSIRFGRLTLDGAPVAMLVDLHSGDHVSGYKTTYDERFAEYSPGFLLEIQNVHWLHETGCTVSDSCTDPNNELINSLYAERLPFQSIVIGLDSGMHWPVTSLLPLMQSSARIAKSCARRLGC
- a CDS encoding M1 family aminopeptidase; this encodes MIPIDRWSLIAVLLFCLVGQSRGAEIICRYCADGRSHAMLPLGLELDGRYQYAPDRQVDVLHLKLDVTPDFDARTVAGTVSITAQPIAKPVEILSLDAVDISVQEVRCQEATVDDFISTRDGLQIAFAEPIPVGKEFTVEIDYSAQPIAGLYFRTAEMGYPEQDTHIWTQGETHEARHWFPCFDYPNERSSTEVICHVPKTMRVLSNGKRMGETIDAAGLKAVRWLQEKPHANYLICLVAGNLEKLEKRHRDIALGFYTQPTLAEHAANSFRDTPDIMAFFEQEIGVPFPWHKYDQVTIRDFTAGGMENTSLTTLTHTTIFSEATENIRTTRRLDAHEMAHQWFGDYVTCKDWSHLWLNEGFATYYTHLFEGHKFGRDAMLYGLYSDATGRVLTQDKDTKPIVYNGYKNAMQQFDYRSYPKGSWVLHMLRSQLGEDLYRQCVKEYLQRHALTSVVSDDLRQVIEELSGRPMDRFFDQWLYHPRHPDLKISYKWMPKEKLAKVNIKQTQKLSEDVLLYHFPTKLRFIVDGKPVDHEIVVSEVDEDFYVPLAAKPSIVRFDPEYTVLATVSFDKSNDLLKPQIENADDMMGRLLACVALADRKTDASVKLLAERLNSDPFFGVRIEAAKALGKHGSDEALDALQSSWESQSDARVRQAVVQRLFGRFTPETLELALEVLEKESNPAIQVAAIGALGKFHGDASKQKLTELLESDSFGNEVADAAIAAIGKMNDPELVPALLTVLQKRQSELDARDFGRGLGALAKTARPLEDKDQVFQFIRSHVEHPKSTVRTAALSALGQLGDRRAVAVIESYSDSGDSRIAGAAKRALGELNASRPLVPTEIIELRKTMTELKRETEKLKAELKDLKAQEAASDD
- a CDS encoding Gfo/Idh/MocA family protein; translated protein: MLHRRQFIAGTAAGLAAAPAFVRGQNLNSRVQIAGIGCDGKGWSDISEMHSHDSTEMVAYCDVDLSRTEKVKKLTPQAPVFQDFREMLAKHGDAIDAVTVSTPDHMHAFIGLDAMRQGKHVYCQKPLTHNVWEARQMALQAKKSGVITRLGNQIHSHEFYRTAVAAIQSGVIGKVKEVRSWCAATGHGKSFHISRPKTLEDVPKTLAWNLWLGVAPERPYGGWKIYHPWGWRDWQDFGNGALGDFGCHILDPVFTALKINGAPLELTADHTGLNDEVWPAQTTVKYVFPGTEWTVGGKLPITWYDGGRLPSLRGTDFPSNQALPKSGSLFVGENATLVLPHVGAPFVSNGVLLDKVEGLNHYHGWVDGIISGQQPSDGFDYGGPLTEAVLLGNVAVRYRGTKLTWNGKAMQFTNDDSANAWLRRDYRDGWDIAAV